GTGGTGGATGGGCAGGTGATGGGGCAGGCGCCGGGGCTGGTGCAGTATGAGGTGGAGGTATGACCAAGCTATATTTCAAAGTGAAAGCCCCAGAAGGTCTGAGGCTTTCACGCTAAATGGTCAGGTGAGTGCTAATTAATCCCCGTCGCCAGGCGGCGGTGTAGTAGTACGGCAGCTGGCTGGGAAGTATTTGTTGTTGTCTGCAGTGCTAGGCTTGCACTGCCACAAAATCGGGCCGGAGTATCCTGCAGCGATAGTTGCACCTGCAGTGGTTTGCGGCGTCATCACAACAGTAGATCCGTCTAGACCAGTAACATTTGTGCCTTTGATAGTGGCGGTGACCACGCCACTGGTTACATTAACTTTCTCAACATACTGTGAGGTGATGTCTCCTTCGGCATCCAACCCAGCAGCCTCGTTGTTAGCAGGTAGAGTTCCTTCTGATTGAAAGTACTCTGCAACAGCAGTACGGCCTGAGGAGGCAAAGGTCAATACTTCAGACATCTTTGCGCGGTTAGTGTAATCCTGATAAGCCGGCAGCGCGATTGCAGCCAAAATACCGATGATCGCCACTACGATCATCAGTTCGATAAGCGTAAAACCTTTTTGCATTTGAGCTTTCATTTAAATCTCCATATTTTTTGAAAGGCCGTATGACCTATCTGAGGCATAGCAGGTACCGTGCCAGCTTCTCGATTCTGCATCAGTCTGGGTCTGTACCTTGCGTAAACTGTGGCCTTGCGGAGGTCATCACGCGGAGTCCCCACGACAGGGTTGTGGTTTGTTATCCTATTGGCAGCACTGTTTGGCACACCTACTACTGTGCCAAATGCCAGAATGGCACACCTGATGGTGTGCCAAATCCAATTCAAGGGACGAACCGTGGACGCAATCAGCCTGGATACAGCCATCCTGATCACTGGGATCAGCAAGCGGACCCTCTGGCGCCGGGTCACCGAAGGCCAGCTCACCCGTCTGGAAACAGACGAGCGCGGCCGAGCCATGGTCGCCTTCAGCGAGATCGCACCGCAGATCAACATCCCGATCGAGCCGGAAGATTATGAGCTGCTGGTCGATGCCGACGCCGGCGATGCGGACGCGCAGAACGACTTGGCTCAACTGCTGATCGACATCAATCTGTTGGATATGGGCATGCACTGGTTGAAGCAGGCCGTCGACCAGGAACACCCAGACGCCATGCACAACCTAGCCAAGCTGCACTTTAAAGGCATCGGCGTGCCGAAGGACGAGAACGCCGGCCTGATGTGGCTGGCCAAAGCCTCAGCCCACGGCCACGTGATCGCGCGCCAGCAAATGGATGCATTGGTGTCTCGAACAAACTGACGCAGTAATCACTCACCAAACCCGCCACCCGGCGGGTTTTTTATTGCCTGGAGAAAACCATGCCAGTAATCACTGAAGAAAAGGCCGGCGGCATCAACGTGCTCGCCTTCCTGGATATGCTCGCCTGGAGCGAAGGGACGAGCACCATCAAAGCCTCAGATGACGGGTACAACGTGTTCGTCGGCGGGGCGCTGTTCACTGACTACAGCGATCACCCACGCCGGTATGTGAAGCTGCCCCGGTACGGCATTACATCCAGCGCGGCCGGGCGGTACCAGTTCCTGGCTCGCACCTGGGATGCCATCGTTCGCAACTACGGATTCCGCGGCCGCTTCATTCCCGAGGCGCAG
Above is a genomic segment from Halopseudomonas litoralis containing:
- a CDS encoding pilin, translating into MKAQMQKGFTLIELMIVVAIIGILAAIALPAYQDYTNRAKMSEVLTFASSGRTAVAEYFQSEGTLPANNEAAGLDAEGDITSQYVEKVNVTSGVVTATIKGTNVTGLDGSTVVMTPQTTAGATIAAGYSGPILWQCKPSTADNNKYFPASCRTTTPPPGDGD
- a CDS encoding tetratricopeptide repeat protein, whose translation is MDAISLDTAILITGISKRTLWRRVTEGQLTRLETDERGRAMVAFSEIAPQINIPIEPEDYELLVDADAGDADAQNDLAQLLIDINLLDMGMHWLKQAVDQEHPDAMHNLAKLHFKGIGVPKDENAGLMWLAKASAHGHVIARQQMDALVSRTN
- a CDS encoding glycoside hydrolase family 24 protein, encoding MPVITEEKAGGINVLAFLDMLAWSEGTSTIKASDDGYNVFVGGALFTDYSDHPRRYVKLPRYGITSSAAGRYQFLARTWDAIVRNYGFRGRFIPEAQDLAAIKLLMECGAYRLIQQGRIEDAVAKAAPIWASLPGAGYGQREHKLAQLLEIYEGEHAAEQHTEHELVAVYSDCGGALA